From the Cloeon dipterum chromosome 4, ieCloDipt1.1, whole genome shotgun sequence genome, the window AACTCCCTATAgtatatattttgattcttGAAATACATTTGTCCGTCCAGTAAACGCTATTGCTTAAAATTCTTCTTGTAATCCTGAagaatatttgataaaaaaaattgagctctaaattaaattattgcccGCGAATTTTCAGTTTGGAATTTGTATATtcaatttgtgttaaaaaattattatataaatcaaaaaatcGATGTATAAGTTCTCTACCCATCCAAATTCTCCATGTctgaatcaaatttcaaggGGATGTTGTAGAAAAAGTTCGGAATCTTTAGTAACGgcaggaccgaataatataattgattGAACATTTCTTCGGACACCCGGcatttcagaaatttcaatttgggaGCGTAAACAGGAAGTTGAGCTAGGAACTTTTCGAAAATGTCACAATGCTCACGGCTTTTCCAACCGAATTCAAAATGTTGGAGCTCTTGGAGGATTTTCCTCTCGGTCAAAAGTCGAGTCAGCAAAAGCAGGTCTTCGGGCTGAAGCAAAAGATCATCGTagactaaaaaatattccagtttCGGAGCCTGCAAAACATGCGTCACGAACTCAGAAGACAACTTGGAACTTTCgtgttggtaaaaaaaataacgcagGTGCTGAAAGAAGGACAGAAACACTCTGCTGTCGTTTTGGGGGTGCTGGGGAGGATTAGCCTTGAATATTCCGCTTCTGTCGTCCAAGTACCGAGCTGCCTCTGACATTCCCTCGTTCGCCTCAGGAATAATGCGAGTCTTAAACTGGAAAACAGCTTTCCGCAGCTGGGTACACGTCATGAAGAGGTCGAAAGGGTCGAATTCGTTGGTGCGACTGTTGATAAAGAGCTCATGCAGCCAATCACCAAAAGTGTTCAAGGCCAAGTGGTCGACCAAACAGCTATTATGAATCAGGTACAGCGTATCGACGGGAGGACACTTCGCAAAGTCGTATTCGCGAGTGTTTTCAATCCACAAGTTCCACAAACATGGTGTCAGTTCAAAGGGGAATGCAACTTTAGACAAGCGGAGATACTCGAGAGGCAGTGTTTTCATCGGTTGGTAAAGAAAGTGGATCTCATGAAAACCAGACGCGAGTGTCAAGTGCGAATTGTCTGTGCAGCAGATTCGTAGTCGTGGGAGGTGCAACAAGCATTCATTCACAAGTTGCGACTGGGCAAATTTTATCtgcaatgaaaagaaaaattgacccATCAGACCACATATCATCAATTTTCACAATCCGCAAGTAGGGTTTTTGTGCGTAGAAATAATTAGACAGTGCGACTTCCCCCTTCATTAGACTTGGAAATCAGCCTAACTGGCACAAATTACGTTTGTTCTTCTGTACTTGTTCAAgtctttaataataatactcATTAGTTTCTATTAAACGGTGCTTTTCAGCTGTTGCAAGtccacaaaatttaaaattggaacgTTCATAATtcgaaaagagcaaaaaattgaaaatttccaaacttgTTTTATTGTagggaaaattttttttaccaatagGTGTACTCTCCTTGTTATTATTCACTTTCCTATCTTAATTAGCAGTAATTTTCTGCTTTGTTTTAAAGACTTACTTTGCTGACGTCAAAAAGGTCAGAGTTGATGAGCCATGAAAACTTCAGCACTTCCAAATTCTGCAGTTTGAATAGGCTGGCCATGAGGTCAAAGCTCGTCCTCTGCAGAGTGAGGCACAGAGTTTGCAGGTTTGGCAGGTGACGTGCGATGAGCTCCATTTCCTCGTCCATGGTCACGACATATCGCAGCAAGTCTAGATGGAGCAAGTTCTCCATGCCAGTAATGAAAGGCAGGACAGTTTTCAGACTAGGTCttgataaatcaaataatgacGTTTCGCTCAGTCTAAAACATTCTTCTGCCGACCACCGCGAGTCACTCACTCGCTCTAAGCCGGTGCATTTTTCTCTGAGCATCCTCCAAATCTGCATTTCGCTCTCTTCATGGGATTGGGGAAACACTTGGAAGTCGAAAATTCTGACTGAGCCATCCAACAAGTGATTCAGTATGGTCAATAGTTTCGCCTTGTGCATAGGTTCGCTGCTCTCAATAGCTTCATTGTGCAGCTCGGGCAATCGGGAGAAAAAATCCTTACTGGAGTCTATTTTGTCTGGATTTGATAGGTGCTTGGCAGCTTCATCAAAATAGACTTTTCTTAGCGCGAAATGCGACTGCTCTATAGCTTGCATGGTTAGGT encodes:
- the LOC135944731 gene encoding uncharacterized protein LOC135944731 isoform X1, giving the protein MYYAGVIESRRLEAENLSEIGSRNRRLLERKSLKKLCLLSAFQDASRSILNLTDEKLSPALRAELLIHLTMQAIEQSHFALRKVYFDEAAKHLSNPDKIDSSKDFFSRLPELHNEAIESSEPMHKAKLLTILNHLLDGSVRIFDFQVFPQSHEESEMQIWRMLREKCTGLERVSDSRWSAEECFRLSETSLFDLSRPSLKTVLPFITGMENLLHLDLLRYVVTMDEEMELIARHLPNLQTLCLTLQRTSFDLMASLFKLQNLEVLKFSWLINSDLFDVSKIKFAQSQLVNECLLHLPRLRICCTDNSHLTLASGFHEIHFLYQPMKTLPLEYLRLSKVAFPFELTPCLWNLWIENTREYDFAKCPPVDTLYLIHNSCLVDHLALNTFGDWLHELFINSRTNEFDPFDLFMTCTQLRKAVFQFKTRIIPEANEGMSEAARYLDDRSGIFKANPPQHPQNDSRVFLSFFQHLRYFFYQHESSKLSSEFVTHVLQAPKLEYFLVYDDLLLQPEDLLLLTRLLTERKILQELQHFEFGWKSREHCDIFEKFLAQLPVYAPKLKFLKCRVSEEMFNQLYYSVLPLLKIPNFFYNIPLKFDSDMENLDG
- the LOC135944731 gene encoding uncharacterized protein LOC135944731 isoform X2 encodes the protein MQAIEQSHFALRKVYFDEAAKHLSNPDKIDSSKDFFSRLPELHNEAIESSEPMHKAKLLTILNHLLDGSVRIFDFQVFPQSHEESEMQIWRMLREKCTGLERVSDSRWSAEECFRLSETSLFDLSRPSLKTVLPFITGMENLLHLDLLRYVVTMDEEMELIARHLPNLQTLCLTLQRTSFDLMASLFKLQNLEVLKFSWLINSDLFDVSKIKFAQSQLVNECLLHLPRLRICCTDNSHLTLASGFHEIHFLYQPMKTLPLEYLRLSKVAFPFELTPCLWNLWIENTREYDFAKCPPVDTLYLIHNSCLVDHLALNTFGDWLHELFINSRTNEFDPFDLFMTCTQLRKAVFQFKTRIIPEANEGMSEAARYLDDRSGIFKANPPQHPQNDSRVFLSFFQHLRYFFYQHESSKLSSEFVTHVLQAPKLEYFLVYDDLLLQPEDLLLLTRLLTERKILQELQHFEFGWKSREHCDIFEKFLAQLPVYAPKLKFLKCRVSEEMFNQLYYSVLPLLKIPNFFYNIPLKFDSDMENLDG